A stretch of the Lolium perenne isolate Kyuss_39 chromosome 3, Kyuss_2.0, whole genome shotgun sequence genome encodes the following:
- the LOC127341165 gene encoding uncharacterized protein isoform X1, with amino-acid sequence MDEADFGDITDVPAEAQAAPKFHPNVRAKPRKPSMPSRPVVPNRSVETSSEKVGALSQDNLSQGLSANQEIASSTLLVCETICDSEARKLFASDVISQDDNHGEDQNNDMCQKCTDQEAATGPDTWPPHDINGTVDLDSQDGLINSHTDDTQPIFGESSAEATAKFLPNVRRKKGKRKSVTFVLPDDSEVVAPRDTNSEDQNDIRADENLNILPQQTAQKHCLTEELSDDGEYTDKESQYHEGALSDHGVKEQPKLSAEKPDLSMKLRNRRKEVGVSEHITDDNFDEDYAEPSAAEQDNDSGDEYTAGEKQKPQRKSREKDPDKEPVRGSRRTSKNLAAEKPPKQSQQKNKSEGHSRGRKRALKDASTEQPEKKLTHRIRQKRTKVSEVQTLLAKPDHEIDRMKLSVMHLRLLQEARERIQSKTIPSGPSFSNQSSSLYGDTDDFDPFGDNYVNDRTENDAAENAIKLNYHSYMNRQTRARWTKSDTDLFYQGVQQFGSDFAMIQQLFPDKSRDQVRQKFKSEEKRHPMQVHDAILHRSKDNVYLKQVIKQLNIEDLQRDINSTDKQEVASNEGDTGNENVSHVINEEEDNGPNWSDDELGTHQSEVKEGDQASGNADDDDLDVFDWY; translated from the exons ATGGACGAGGCTGACTTTGGCGACATCACCGATGTCCCAGCAGAAGCGCAAGCCGCTCCAAAATTCCATCCGAATGTGCGGGCAAAGCCCCGAAAGCCATCCATGCCATCAAGACCTGTTGTACCCAATCGTTCTGTGGAAACATCCAGTGAGAAGGTTGGAGCTCTAAGCCAAGATAATTTGTCTCAAGGACTTTCTGCCAATCAGGAAATTGCATCTTCAACCCTCCTTGTTTGTGAAACGATTTGTGACTCAGAAGCTCGCAAGCTTTTTGCATCAGATGTGATATCTCAAGATGATAACCATGGTGAAGACCAGAACAATGATATGTGCCAAAAATGTACAGATCAGGAAGCCGCTACTGGCCCAGACACTTGGCCGCCACAT GATATCAATGGTACTGTTGATTTAGACTCTCAAGATGGGCTCATAAATTCTCATACTGATGACACCCAACCAATCTTTGGAGAATCCTCAG CTGAAGCCACTGCTAAATTTCTACCTAATGTTCGAAGGAAAAAGGGCAAACGCAAATCAGTAACATTTGTTCTACCGGATGATTCCGAGGTGGTCGCTCCAAGAGATACCAATTCTGAGGACCAGAATGACATAAGGGCTGATGAAAATTTGAACATCTTGCCTCAGCAAACAGCTCAAAAG CATTGTCTTACTGAAGAGCTTTCAGATGATGGGGAATATACTGACAAGGAGAGTCAGTACCATGAGGGAGCACTGTCAGATCATGGTGTTAAAGAACAACCAAAATTGAGTGCTGAAAAACCAGATTTATCTATGAAACTAAGAAACAGGAGAAAGGAAGTTGGGGTATCTGAGCATATTACTGATGATAATTTTGATGAAGACTATGCTGAACCTTCAGCAGCTGAACAAGATAATGATAGTGGTGATGAGTACACTGCTGGAGAAAAGCAGAAGCCACAGAGGAAGTCGAGGGAGAAAGATCCAGATAAAGAACCTGTGAGGGGTTCGAGGCGCACCTCGAAGAATTTAGCTGCAGAAAAGCCACCAAAGCAAAGCCAGCAAAAAAATAAAAGTGAAGGACATTCACGTGGTCGTAAAAGAGCCTTGAAAGATGCATCGACAGAACAGCCTGAGAAGAAGCTTACTCACAGAATTCGTCAAAAAAGAACAAAAG TTTCAGAAGTTCAAACCTTACTGGCAAAACCTGATCATGAGATAGATCGTATGAAGCTAAGTGTGATGCATCTCAGGTTGTTACAAGAGGCCAGAGAGCGTATTCAG AGTAAAACAATTCCGTCAGGACCATCATTCTCTAATCAAAG CAGCTCACTGTATGGAGATACAGATGATTTTGATCCTTTTGGAGATAACTATGTCAATGACAGAACAGAGAATGATGCGGCAGAAAATGCAATCAAACTGAATTACCATTCCTACATGAACAGACAAACACGGGCCAGATGGACAAAATCTGACACTGACTTGTTCTACCAG GGAGTTCAACAGTTTGGTAGTGATTTTGCAATGATACAGCAACTATTCCCTGATAAGTCCCGTGATCAGGTGCGGCAAAAGTTTAAATCTGAGGAGAAAAGGCATCCAATGCAAGTCCACGATGCTATACTTCATCGATCGAAAG ATAATGTGTATTTGAAGCAAGTAATCAAACAGCTCAACATTGAAGATTTGCAGAGAGACATCAACAGTACAGATAAACAGGAGGTTGCCTCAAATGAAGGAGACACTGGAAATGAG AATGTGTCTCATGTCATCAACGAGGAGGAAGACAATGGTCCCAACTGGTCAGATGACGAGCTGGGCACGCACCAATCTGAGGTCAAAGAAGGCGATCAAGCTTCTGGAAATGCTGATGATGATGACCTGGATGTTTTTGATTGGTACTAG
- the LOC127341165 gene encoding uncharacterized protein isoform X2: protein MDEADFGDITDVPAEAQAAPKFHPNVRAKPRKPSMPSRPVVPNRSVETSSEKVGALSQDNLSQGLSANQEIASSTLLVCETICDSEARKLFASDVISQDDNHGEDQNNDMCQKCTDQEAATGPDTWPPHDINGTVDLDSQDGLINSHTDDTQPIFGESSAEATAKFLPNVRRKKGKRKSVTFVLPDDSEVVAPRDTNSEDQNDIRADENLNILPQQTAQKHCLTEELSDDGEYTDKESQYHEGALSDHGVKEQPKLSAEKPDLSMKLRNRRKEVGVSEHITDDNFDEDYAEPSAAEQDNDSGDEYTAGEKQKPQRKSREKDPDKEPVRGSRRTSKNLAAEKPPKQSQQKNKSEGHSRGRKRALKDASTEQPEKKLTHRIRQKRTKVSEVQTLLAKPDHEIDRMKLSVMHLRLLQEARERIQSKTIPSGPSFSNQSSLYGDTDDFDPFGDNYVNDRTENDAAENAIKLNYHSYMNRQTRARWTKSDTDLFYQGVQQFGSDFAMIQQLFPDKSRDQVRQKFKSEEKRHPMQVHDAILHRSKDNVYLKQVIKQLNIEDLQRDINSTDKQEVASNEGDTGNENVSHVINEEEDNGPNWSDDELGTHQSEVKEGDQASGNADDDDLDVFDWY, encoded by the exons ATGGACGAGGCTGACTTTGGCGACATCACCGATGTCCCAGCAGAAGCGCAAGCCGCTCCAAAATTCCATCCGAATGTGCGGGCAAAGCCCCGAAAGCCATCCATGCCATCAAGACCTGTTGTACCCAATCGTTCTGTGGAAACATCCAGTGAGAAGGTTGGAGCTCTAAGCCAAGATAATTTGTCTCAAGGACTTTCTGCCAATCAGGAAATTGCATCTTCAACCCTCCTTGTTTGTGAAACGATTTGTGACTCAGAAGCTCGCAAGCTTTTTGCATCAGATGTGATATCTCAAGATGATAACCATGGTGAAGACCAGAACAATGATATGTGCCAAAAATGTACAGATCAGGAAGCCGCTACTGGCCCAGACACTTGGCCGCCACAT GATATCAATGGTACTGTTGATTTAGACTCTCAAGATGGGCTCATAAATTCTCATACTGATGACACCCAACCAATCTTTGGAGAATCCTCAG CTGAAGCCACTGCTAAATTTCTACCTAATGTTCGAAGGAAAAAGGGCAAACGCAAATCAGTAACATTTGTTCTACCGGATGATTCCGAGGTGGTCGCTCCAAGAGATACCAATTCTGAGGACCAGAATGACATAAGGGCTGATGAAAATTTGAACATCTTGCCTCAGCAAACAGCTCAAAAG CATTGTCTTACTGAAGAGCTTTCAGATGATGGGGAATATACTGACAAGGAGAGTCAGTACCATGAGGGAGCACTGTCAGATCATGGTGTTAAAGAACAACCAAAATTGAGTGCTGAAAAACCAGATTTATCTATGAAACTAAGAAACAGGAGAAAGGAAGTTGGGGTATCTGAGCATATTACTGATGATAATTTTGATGAAGACTATGCTGAACCTTCAGCAGCTGAACAAGATAATGATAGTGGTGATGAGTACACTGCTGGAGAAAAGCAGAAGCCACAGAGGAAGTCGAGGGAGAAAGATCCAGATAAAGAACCTGTGAGGGGTTCGAGGCGCACCTCGAAGAATTTAGCTGCAGAAAAGCCACCAAAGCAAAGCCAGCAAAAAAATAAAAGTGAAGGACATTCACGTGGTCGTAAAAGAGCCTTGAAAGATGCATCGACAGAACAGCCTGAGAAGAAGCTTACTCACAGAATTCGTCAAAAAAGAACAAAAG TTTCAGAAGTTCAAACCTTACTGGCAAAACCTGATCATGAGATAGATCGTATGAAGCTAAGTGTGATGCATCTCAGGTTGTTACAAGAGGCCAGAGAGCGTATTCAG AGTAAAACAATTCCGTCAGGACCATCATTCTCTAATCAAAG CTCACTGTATGGAGATACAGATGATTTTGATCCTTTTGGAGATAACTATGTCAATGACAGAACAGAGAATGATGCGGCAGAAAATGCAATCAAACTGAATTACCATTCCTACATGAACAGACAAACACGGGCCAGATGGACAAAATCTGACACTGACTTGTTCTACCAG GGAGTTCAACAGTTTGGTAGTGATTTTGCAATGATACAGCAACTATTCCCTGATAAGTCCCGTGATCAGGTGCGGCAAAAGTTTAAATCTGAGGAGAAAAGGCATCCAATGCAAGTCCACGATGCTATACTTCATCGATCGAAAG ATAATGTGTATTTGAAGCAAGTAATCAAACAGCTCAACATTGAAGATTTGCAGAGAGACATCAACAGTACAGATAAACAGGAGGTTGCCTCAAATGAAGGAGACACTGGAAATGAG AATGTGTCTCATGTCATCAACGAGGAGGAAGACAATGGTCCCAACTGGTCAGATGACGAGCTGGGCACGCACCAATCTGAGGTCAAAGAAGGCGATCAAGCTTCTGGAAATGCTGATGATGATGACCTGGATGTTTTTGATTGGTACTAG
- the LOC127341165 gene encoding uncharacterized protein isoform X3 has product MTPNQSLENPQVRKNLSETLCDKSSFIDSNITISIFFLLKIHLFSTALRLSGSSSLLSTIMTFRQGSYQSRVTRSLVDLRAEATAKFLPNVRRKKGKRKSVTFVLPDDSEVVAPRDTNSEDQNDIRADENLNILPQQTAQKHCLTEELSDDGEYTDKESQYHEGALSDHGVKEQPKLSAEKPDLSMKLRNRRKEVGVSEHITDDNFDEDYAEPSAAEQDNDSGDEYTAGEKQKPQRKSREKDPDKEPVRGSRRTSKNLAAEKPPKQSQQKNKSEGHSRGRKRALKDASTEQPEKKLTHRIRQKRTKVSEVQTLLAKPDHEIDRMKLSVMHLRLLQEARERIQSKTIPSGPSFSNQSSSLYGDTDDFDPFGDNYVNDRTENDAAENAIKLNYHSYMNRQTRARWTKSDTDLFYQGVQQFGSDFAMIQQLFPDKSRDQVRQKFKSEEKRHPMQVHDAILHRSKDNVYLKQVIKQLNIEDLQRDINSTDKQEVASNEGDTGNENVSHVINEEEDNGPNWSDDELGTHQSEVKEGDQASGNADDDDLDVFDWY; this is encoded by the exons ATGACACCCAACCAATCTTTGGAGAATCCTCAG gtgagaaagaatttgtcggaaaccctttgcgacaagtcgagctttatagacagtaatattaccatcagcatcttttttctcttgaagatccatttattctcgacagccttgcggctatcag ggtcctcatcattgttgtccacaatcatgacatttagacaaggatcataccaatcaagagtgacacgttcccttgtcgatctgcgag CTGAAGCCACTGCTAAATTTCTACCTAATGTTCGAAGGAAAAAGGGCAAACGCAAATCAGTAACATTTGTTCTACCGGATGATTCCGAGGTGGTCGCTCCAAGAGATACCAATTCTGAGGACCAGAATGACATAAGGGCTGATGAAAATTTGAACATCTTGCCTCAGCAAACAGCTCAAAAG CATTGTCTTACTGAAGAGCTTTCAGATGATGGGGAATATACTGACAAGGAGAGTCAGTACCATGAGGGAGCACTGTCAGATCATGGTGTTAAAGAACAACCAAAATTGAGTGCTGAAAAACCAGATTTATCTATGAAACTAAGAAACAGGAGAAAGGAAGTTGGGGTATCTGAGCATATTACTGATGATAATTTTGATGAAGACTATGCTGAACCTTCAGCAGCTGAACAAGATAATGATAGTGGTGATGAGTACACTGCTGGAGAAAAGCAGAAGCCACAGAGGAAGTCGAGGGAGAAAGATCCAGATAAAGAACCTGTGAGGGGTTCGAGGCGCACCTCGAAGAATTTAGCTGCAGAAAAGCCACCAAAGCAAAGCCAGCAAAAAAATAAAAGTGAAGGACATTCACGTGGTCGTAAAAGAGCCTTGAAAGATGCATCGACAGAACAGCCTGAGAAGAAGCTTACTCACAGAATTCGTCAAAAAAGAACAAAAG TTTCAGAAGTTCAAACCTTACTGGCAAAACCTGATCATGAGATAGATCGTATGAAGCTAAGTGTGATGCATCTCAGGTTGTTACAAGAGGCCAGAGAGCGTATTCAG AGTAAAACAATTCCGTCAGGACCATCATTCTCTAATCAAAG CAGCTCACTGTATGGAGATACAGATGATTTTGATCCTTTTGGAGATAACTATGTCAATGACAGAACAGAGAATGATGCGGCAGAAAATGCAATCAAACTGAATTACCATTCCTACATGAACAGACAAACACGGGCCAGATGGACAAAATCTGACACTGACTTGTTCTACCAG GGAGTTCAACAGTTTGGTAGTGATTTTGCAATGATACAGCAACTATTCCCTGATAAGTCCCGTGATCAGGTGCGGCAAAAGTTTAAATCTGAGGAGAAAAGGCATCCAATGCAAGTCCACGATGCTATACTTCATCGATCGAAAG ATAATGTGTATTTGAAGCAAGTAATCAAACAGCTCAACATTGAAGATTTGCAGAGAGACATCAACAGTACAGATAAACAGGAGGTTGCCTCAAATGAAGGAGACACTGGAAATGAG AATGTGTCTCATGTCATCAACGAGGAGGAAGACAATGGTCCCAACTGGTCAGATGACGAGCTGGGCACGCACCAATCTGAGGTCAAAGAAGGCGATCAAGCTTCTGGAAATGCTGATGATGATGACCTGGATGTTTTTGATTGGTACTAG
- the LOC127341165 gene encoding uncharacterized protein isoform X4 gives MTPNQSLENPQSAHISGTAEATAKFLPNVRRKKGKRKSVTFVLPDDSEVVAPRDTNSEDQNDIRADENLNILPQQTAQKHCLTEELSDDGEYTDKESQYHEGALSDHGVKEQPKLSAEKPDLSMKLRNRRKEVGVSEHITDDNFDEDYAEPSAAEQDNDSGDEYTAGEKQKPQRKSREKDPDKEPVRGSRRTSKNLAAEKPPKQSQQKNKSEGHSRGRKRALKDASTEQPEKKLTHRIRQKRTKVSEVQTLLAKPDHEIDRMKLSVMHLRLLQEARERIQSKTIPSGPSFSNQSSSLYGDTDDFDPFGDNYVNDRTENDAAENAIKLNYHSYMNRQTRARWTKSDTDLFYQGVQQFGSDFAMIQQLFPDKSRDQVRQKFKSEEKRHPMQVHDAILHRSKDNVYLKQVIKQLNIEDLQRDINSTDKQEVASNEGDTGNENVSHVINEEEDNGPNWSDDELGTHQSEVKEGDQASGNADDDDLDVFDWY, from the exons ATGACACCCAACCAATCTTTGGAGAATCCTCAG TCGGCACATATTTCTGGTACAGCTGAAGCCACTGCTAAATTTCTACCTAATGTTCGAAGGAAAAAGGGCAAACGCAAATCAGTAACATTTGTTCTACCGGATGATTCCGAGGTGGTCGCTCCAAGAGATACCAATTCTGAGGACCAGAATGACATAAGGGCTGATGAAAATTTGAACATCTTGCCTCAGCAAACAGCTCAAAAG CATTGTCTTACTGAAGAGCTTTCAGATGATGGGGAATATACTGACAAGGAGAGTCAGTACCATGAGGGAGCACTGTCAGATCATGGTGTTAAAGAACAACCAAAATTGAGTGCTGAAAAACCAGATTTATCTATGAAACTAAGAAACAGGAGAAAGGAAGTTGGGGTATCTGAGCATATTACTGATGATAATTTTGATGAAGACTATGCTGAACCTTCAGCAGCTGAACAAGATAATGATAGTGGTGATGAGTACACTGCTGGAGAAAAGCAGAAGCCACAGAGGAAGTCGAGGGAGAAAGATCCAGATAAAGAACCTGTGAGGGGTTCGAGGCGCACCTCGAAGAATTTAGCTGCAGAAAAGCCACCAAAGCAAAGCCAGCAAAAAAATAAAAGTGAAGGACATTCACGTGGTCGTAAAAGAGCCTTGAAAGATGCATCGACAGAACAGCCTGAGAAGAAGCTTACTCACAGAATTCGTCAAAAAAGAACAAAAG TTTCAGAAGTTCAAACCTTACTGGCAAAACCTGATCATGAGATAGATCGTATGAAGCTAAGTGTGATGCATCTCAGGTTGTTACAAGAGGCCAGAGAGCGTATTCAG AGTAAAACAATTCCGTCAGGACCATCATTCTCTAATCAAAG CAGCTCACTGTATGGAGATACAGATGATTTTGATCCTTTTGGAGATAACTATGTCAATGACAGAACAGAGAATGATGCGGCAGAAAATGCAATCAAACTGAATTACCATTCCTACATGAACAGACAAACACGGGCCAGATGGACAAAATCTGACACTGACTTGTTCTACCAG GGAGTTCAACAGTTTGGTAGTGATTTTGCAATGATACAGCAACTATTCCCTGATAAGTCCCGTGATCAGGTGCGGCAAAAGTTTAAATCTGAGGAGAAAAGGCATCCAATGCAAGTCCACGATGCTATACTTCATCGATCGAAAG ATAATGTGTATTTGAAGCAAGTAATCAAACAGCTCAACATTGAAGATTTGCAGAGAGACATCAACAGTACAGATAAACAGGAGGTTGCCTCAAATGAAGGAGACACTGGAAATGAG AATGTGTCTCATGTCATCAACGAGGAGGAAGACAATGGTCCCAACTGGTCAGATGACGAGCTGGGCACGCACCAATCTGAGGTCAAAGAAGGCGATCAAGCTTCTGGAAATGCTGATGATGATGACCTGGATGTTTTTGATTGGTACTAG